The Daphnia magna isolate NIES linkage group LG6, ASM2063170v1.1, whole genome shotgun sequence genome segment TTAAGATATATTTAGGTTGGTCCCATAAAGTATGACTGTAGGAAAGGGTACGTAGGCTTCTAAAAGTGAATAACAGCTATGACGTCTTTGGTAAGCGGAAAAGGTACTGTTTATTGAAGCGTCAGATGACGGTTTTAAGATTGGACTCTTTCCTTTGCTTTGCCAATGCTTGGAACTGGCAGGTGGCGTTTAGCAATGGCACAAcatctttattcttaaaaccCAGAGCTGTTCTTAACTTTTCAGGGAATTGATTGATGATATTTGTTGATTAATCTATGAATAATACCAATACATGGATAAGTGGAGGGTATTAAAGTATAAAACTGTAATTCCTCGTGGCATTTTCATTCTCGCATACGGGGCAGCTCGGgagcagacgaaccattgaAAGGGCCTTGCGTAGTCTAGCTGCATCCAGCCAGATTCTAGTAGAAcccaaaacattgttttgacgagtactgtcatatttcggttgcaggttttcactaaataccaagtaagtaagtcgtttaatcgtgttaaatgtatgatttttcggttcaagtctatttaggtgtcagaactgaaattgtacttttataacttttaaaacaccgcatagcttttattaacaatagtttacttttacaactatcaaaatcttgttaaccatttgaaggagaacaaagttcattttttagatttccggaatttcaacttccggttttacttccggttataaaatgccaaataactccttatttgtTAGTCTGTCAGATaaaagattcacattttcgtgatcctcgtcaaatttggggtcgactccAGGTATCAACTCAAAATACCCCAAAttcgtcaaaaatcgcaaattttcaTGAGCAAtagttcatgaaaaatcgcgatttttgtcaaatccgacttttagcaaaaaacaagtaattCCCATCCCAAATCTATTAAGGATCACTaaaatcctactcgttttgttatgggatCATTATTTCtggagatattggctacttccggttacttccggAAAATTTCCGTGACAAtctgcaaaaagtaaaaaatgagctttaatgttctaacaattttaaatacttttctcgCATTCGTTAGGGTGTGGTAGctattattccgtgtttttcttgctttcaacactataggctgatcctacgagctacgacaattttacctacaaatgtttagccGTTTCGTGCTGCACTTAGTAGTCTATTTTCTAGGATGTAAtgcctaaaattggaattcagctatcagaGATTAGCAAAAATCAAGTACTCTAAAGCAAGTAttgtacttatttcaacattcaaaataaaatataatttttggGTTCTAGGCGGAAAttctagatggcgtttttgtgCGTTTATGATGAAGATTatgagtgacaagttaaatgggtgtttgttacgttacGCTGTTatgtgtttcaaaggatttttcgtcaaaaaatttacggtatgttgttatctattcagtattgctatcgttggGTATATATTGAATAGGAAACCCTTGAAATAGATTACTTTTTGTCTGTGTTGGTGTGTCACCTTGTCAGCTATGCCAGCTGCTGAACCAGCagcctgcattcctgctatcaatGTATCACAAGAGATCCTGACACTTTGAGAATGCCACTATTGCTTACATGAAGATCTCCATCCAGTTCAAGTACTGCTAATGGACCTCAAGCCTTTTGTTTAAGCTTAGTGATGTGTTCTCTCATCAGTCAACGACCGAGTCTTCATCTACTTTGTGTTGCTAACCATCCACCCTCAGCATCCCAGGTatccagatttccaagtttctcTGATTAGCCAACCATCATCCAAACCCTTCAGCTCTTCAATGTGGTATTTCAGAACATAACTTATCTTCCACTACACACATctgtaacaattttctctacacaggcttctcttcctctcttccTCTGTTGGCAATCTGCTGAATGCCAACATTGAATAAGATTCATCATCATTGCCTTtccatggtattttaatttgatggattatctggatttctaatttttaattaatctTTGTTGTATACACAGAAATCTTCATTGTTATTCCTGCTGTTCTTCTCACCGTTACTTAGCCAGCTCATATGGATAGGCTTTAAcatctccattttttggtattttaagtttctatttcatggagcattgttgtgttgtaaCAAAAACTTCTGTGGTAGGACTGCAAATATTCATCTTCCTTCGGTACGACACTGCCGTTTTGACAATTTCGGTAGTTTCGCCCCCAGTGGACCACACACGTaagttctttgtctttttcatcgtttttcAGACAAATGCCCTTTTCCGCTCAAAATCtcttacttctttttttttgcctcatttaataatctatttagaactacattttcttcgtcttcctgtCGTTGTTGTCTACGACTTCacctcatcgctgtcttcgttgacgtcttcgccttcatctccgtctcgtcgtcttggtcgtcttcgccttcatctccgtctcgtcgtcttggtcgtcttcgccttcatctccgtctcgtcgtcttggttgtcttcgccttcatcttcgtctcgtcgtcttcgccGTCTTTGTCTACGCCATCACCTTGTCGCCGGCTTCTCCTTCACCCTTTACAAGGGAATTCACCGTGGATCGTCGCTctggtattgttttattttgcattgtaattgttaagttaacccgttggctgccaccccgtttgcgtcccatttttgttgtagcttgtagggaccggccgcaatggccttcgccgcaaggcgccttaggcaatgcaccagtagggacttctctttgtcgatgcggtggcggattcctgagggtgtgcattccctgtaatggattccgtcaccgtgtcagcccggacttgtcttttgacaagtcccaccttgttcgcgatccttaaGACGCGATGTTTAGTtactgtagtttaagcaacctacgggttgcgtggcctggcagccaacgggttaacttagttaAGTGTATGTATGTTTGTGTAAATATTATCGTGTATGtttattgttatttaaaatagtggtggaattgttgggaggaggtgggacaataaaaagactttcaattttaatttattcttcgtgtttatttcatttcacgTTATTCGAATTTATGCAAATCAAAGATAAACTTAGATTATTCTCCCAGCATATTTCACTCTTAAGTCCAGCCATCTCACAAGTACTTATTTCAATAGATTTCACAGTCGGTGAAACATCagtgaataaattgttttctttgttccatTTGACTTCAAGTGCAATccattgacaaaaaaaagggaaaaaatgaatgaaacaaACTAACTTCACATGGTGGCATCACAAAAGGAGTTAACCATTACCTTCTTTAACTCCTTTGTTTCCGTTGAATGAGGTAATAATTCAACAAACACAAGAATGATCctggatatgttttatttacactgACAACATAACATTAGTTGCATTCCCTTCTGTCACCGAGTGACTCCAACGCTAATGAAACACATAAGGTGCCTCCAGGATCTCTGCAAATTAAAACTGTTAACCACTATAGAAAAAACCAAGTCCTAGATTGAACCAAGTCATTGAATGATTTTGCGGCCACCACAGTACATCAGGTACATCTCAAAGACCTGAAAGcatgatttaaaaaacttaaactatTACCAATAAATTCTAACATCACCTGATGACACCTCCAAGAATCTAAGAGATTTGGATAGAGAAAAAGATTATAAAGAACTACTCTTTTTACCTATcacttttaaaacaaaatgggtaCATCAGACTAACGGAGATGAAAAACGTGCTAGCAAAGCCAAGCCATGTTCCccctttaaaaattaaaaaatactttgacatgaatttttgccataataccttgaacaactcTGCATTGATTTAATTCACAAGATGCAACTCAAAATACACGGAATCGGTggtaaaatttcaagaagagaCGTTCGTTTCAGCAGCCATCCTCTGTCCGAAGCCACgcgaaatggaacagctgtCGGAACAGCTGACATACCCAAGAAAATTCTACGgagttagttatttctcccatagatgtcttgaaaatataCGGGAAATGTCAGCTGTTGTGGCAACCGGTTTCgccacgataaaaaaaaatataaaatttttctatttcctcattttttcaagattttgatagttgtaaaagtaaactattgttaataaaagctaTGCAGTGATATTAGATGATATTAGGCAATATAAtacatgcaacaacaaaaaagagaagtttgATACCTTTTCCGAGAAGTGGATTATCCCAAGTGACATTTAAATCGTTAGCCGTTATTAAAAAGTGggtcaaacggcgttccggaACTCGCTAAATTAACAGGTAACTTTAAAAGCTAATTAACAAAGTAACAGTTGCGTACTCTTTTTGACTCCATAAAAACTATGTTCCACTCTGAATGGTtaattagttttaaaaattcgcGCTTATTACGCGCCATCTGTCTCTTACTTACGAAGCCTTTGGACGAtcgaaaaaaatggaagaatgTCAGTCTAAGCTCGAAAATATTGCAATGGTTGATATATCTAAAGAggcatcaaaagaaaaagaattaacTGTGAAAGTACGTAAAAAACTTACTTTTTTGAAGTTTGATATTGATGtaaaatttttcattcttgTCGTAGGTCAAATCATCTGGAAGGCTGAAACTGGAATCATGGCTCAATGCCTGCATGAAAATAGAAATTGAAGACGGTCGCACCTTGGTTGGTCAGTTTCTGTGTACAGACAGAGATTGCAATATAATTCTGGGATCCTGTTATGAATACCCTCCTCCAGACGGTAATTGTCTTAACAAGTGAAATACTGAAAAGTACTAAGTAATGGATATTACAGATAATATTGCTGAAGAGCCACGTGTATTAGGATTGGCCATGGTTCCAGGGAAGTATATTGTTTCAATTTCAATCGATGATCTTATGGTACACAACTCTCCATATATTACATGACATCAGCCAGGTTGTGTATTGGGTTAATGTATTATACATAATTAGCACTATCAGAGGAATACAAAGATGATTTGTTTGTTGCTTTGCATTTTCACACCCTGAATGTGTTAAGGTATTAAATTTTGCAGCTTATTGGTTTGCAAGTCAATATGAGTAAACGGTTTTTCTAGTTCAAATTAATCCACGCTTTTTCTTGTAATCTTCTAAGTTGAGGGAACGACGAGGTGCTTCTTTCAGGTTTGCAACTGGTTTCGGGGTAACAACAACTGGTTGGGCTAGAAAACATAGAAGATCAAGAACACAGGAAAAAGAGACATACAATTTTTCAAATACTTACATGGAAGGGGGACCTCCAGATCTATCTTGATATCAAAATCATGTGCAGAAAACAAATCacttgtttttggttttgcaaTAAGAGTTTTCACCTTGTCCTTTGATTCTGTTCTATTTTCATGATTTGATGCAGCAGCTTGGCCTTCTAGAGCCTTGCTTGTTGGAGCAGAAAGAACTTCAGTCGTAGATGGTAGTATATCGCCATTTGGACGGTAACTTCCCGACTTTCCTGGTCTCGTGCTTCTACGCGTAAACGGATCTTCCGTTTTCTGGCCCCCACTGGCTCGAATCTCCTCCAGAATAGCTTCTTCCGCTCTTTCAACATTACGTTTGCGATTACGCTCATTGATAAAAGAAATCGACGATAACGTCGATGAAAGAGATCGTTTGCTCAATTCATCTGCTCTTTCTTCTAGCTCAGCCAATTCCTTGGTGATTCTTTCCGTTTCTTCCTCCTCTCCTCTGTTAAGGCCATTGATATTATTATCAATATCCAACTTGTGGCTATAGAGAAATTTCGACATACTTTATAAGGGCAATTTGCCTTTCCTTCATAAGTTGATTTTTGCGCATGGCATAGTTATAAGGTGTCTTTCGGAAACGGCCTTTTTCTTCTAACAtctaaatatatttaaaaaaaaaaaaaaaactatattgCAATGCTACGCATACGTAAATCATGCACAAACTTTACCTGATTGATGTCATCTTCATTGAATTCAAAATTGGCAGCTTCCTTTATATCATTTAGCTTCTTCTGAATGTCTTCTAAGGTGGGAGGAGATGTACCCTGAGTGTTACAATCATCCATCCACTTTTTAAACTCTGAATCACTGAAATCCTAGTAAAAAATGTTAGCGCAAAGCACAAGCTTGATATTTTATAAAGAAGAAAGTACTTGATTGCTAACAAATTCTAGTCGAAAAACTCGCTCTTGAGCACCGTGCCTGAGGCGCAATCCTTTATTTGTTCTTGTCGGGCCAAGCTGGTAGACTTTACCGGTTTCACATACATCAATGATTTCGGCAATGCGGTAGACTGATCTACCATTGTTCATACCAATACCAATTCGGACAAAGCAACCGACAACAGCTCGTTTGAGGAAGGGGGCATGGACCCACTTTTCCAGTCTGTGACGGGATAGGCGAATTCGCCCCAATTGCTCTTTGGTTTCAACAAAAACCGGCTTCTTAGCCTTGTTACTTTTTTCATCCTCCTgtaacaaaagagaaaataatttGAGAAATTCAGCTGAGGTTAATTGGTCTACAGGTAACACTATAACCTACATCAGAATCACTGCTGCTGCTACTGCTGCTGCTCTGCTGCCGTTTGGTCGACGGAGGAAACGAAGATTTGTTGGCTGCACCGTGCTTTTCAGTGCTAAAATCAGACCCCGTGTCGGAATCTGAGCCACTATCATCGGAGTAGACGTCAGATgctttcaatttcttcttaTTGGCATCGGCAGAGACACCGTCGAGGTCTCCGTCCTTATCATCGTTCTTACGATCTTCCATGCGTTGTTTCTCCTTTTCCTCTGTTTGACATGGCTAAATATTAATAACCTAATTCCTCAATGTTACTCAATTGACAATCTtacctctttctttcttttcttcgcgTCTAGCTTTCAAGGCGGTCATTGCTTGAGCTTTCTTGTCTGTTTTTCCTTTGTTCTCTTCCACGGTCTTTTTCCGTTCTTTACTTCTCTCCTTAACATCCTTATCGAGATCTTTATCGCCCCATTCCTTGGACATCCCtttgtctttgttttctttttttcctttgtgtgATGATTTTTTCTTATGTTGCTCTTTACGTTTTGCAGCTTtaagtttcttttcaatttcaaaccTGTAGTACTACATGAAAACCAAATGTATTCCCACAATAATGAAATTGTTATTACCTTGTTCTCATAACTTCTCTCCTTTCATTTCGGTTAAACAgctcttcttctctttctttctctgtcATTGAGGCAAGACGCGCTTGGTCATTATCATCTCCCATAAGGTTCTCATCATACCCATCATTAAATTCTTCTTCAGATTCAGAACTTGAATAGCTACTGGAGCTCCCACTCTTTCTGGCCCCACCATCTGAATCAGAGTTGTCTGAAACTTCCCCTTcattgcaaaaacaaaaggtttacaaaaaaaataacccAAAGGTAGTGTTGTTTACTACACCTTCTTCAGGATCAGAATGGCTTTCATTTCCACCGGATGGTTTTCGACTCATCTTCCCAGCACTTacttttgcctttttctttttgggttttttctttttaccgcTAGCATCCCAATCATCATCTGAATCTGATGTTTCTGAATCTGAATCATTTGCTATCAACTTTGGTGGTGGACTGCTTGCAGCTACCCCAGTACGTTGGCGTTTGTTTGGTGAAGTCACCAGGCCCTACAACACGAAGGTGCTTCCTTATAATTAGAGGGACAAAGAGAAAATCATCTTGTAGTTTGACTTACCGACTCGGCATCCGATTCACTGCTACTGCtgctactactactactactactacttcCATCTCCACTACCACTCCCAGATGTAGAATCTGCACGACGTTTGCTcattttaagttaaaaaacaaaatccaactgaaataaataaatattaagAGAAGGCCAAATCACATAGACAGATTCAGCTACAACAATGATCTTCCCTTCGTGAGGCCTCTTAGCGCCATTGAATATTAACCATCCAACATTGCCATATGCCattgtaaaaaatatatatataataacaattgtaagaatttgtttttctttttagatgaATATAGTAACACTAAAATACTATGATGAtgatttcatttcattccaaTTACaacagttgaaaaaaaaatagacaaataATTTCATACTCATTTCCCTATTCACAGCAGTAAACTCTACAATGTAAGCAAAAACATGCGATGCCTCCACTTCCacaaccaaaataaagaattttcttttcatttttcaatcaAAACTATAGTTTAGGGTAACTGACTAGACATGAGTTTGCTAGTAAATAATTGTTACACAAACTCACACGCCAGTCATGAATTCAAACGGACGGAAAGATGCGCGGAAGTTGGCGCATGGACAAAGGTGAAGTAACACACATCTAATAAACAAGTTTCGCTATTTGTTTTACGAGTTCGTGCGTTTTTTCGTTCATGAGGTACTTAACGTTCATTGTTAATTTAGATACAATTTAGCGAACTTTGATCTTTCTAGCCAATGCCAAAGCTTGATGGCCTGAAATTGGGCAGGTTGGGTAAAAATGTTGACAACTATTGCCATCAATCCCAACAAGAAGTTGACCCATATGGGCAGCAAAATGATAGTTAGATGTTGAACTTCCTCGTGTTCCAAGACTTGTTTGACTGATCAATGACATCAAAGACAATTCTGAGTCTGTCAAGGAAGATTTATCTTCCATAGCAAATAACTCACACACCAATCTGGGTAAACAAGAGTGCCGGATCTCTTCTATCAAAATTTGCCCTGTAAACAAACATTACAAGACATTGTAATTTATTAGATAAAATCACCAACAAAGACTTACTTGAGTGTAGCTCTTCAAGATCTGCTTTAAACTTcccattttctcctttcacAACCTGATCTCCTGATTTGCGATGAAAACTTTGAGTGAATTTGTTAATCAAATCTTCTTGTGTCTCATCAGTTTCCTCTTCCATGTCTGTCCAATCATCATCACCGAGCCAATGATAGCAAAGTGCCAGTAGAAAGGCAATGGCAAAGAACCTGAGAGCTCCATTCATCTCCAGTTTGAAAGCCTTTGGAAAAAGTAGAATTTGGGCACTTTATAAAATGTTATAACAAATTTTTCAATAGAGTATGGAATCAGCCAAATACATCTAAAAAATGGTATGATATTTACCGTgaattttaacgttaaaaaataaaatggtaCGAGATATTACTGCTTTGTTCCAATTAAAAGTACACTCTGGTTGTTGGATAACTAAGCCGCTTGGTGAGTTTAAGGGGGAAACTTTCACTTTTGGCTTTACGGAGGACACTTGCTGCCGtggtaaaatgaaaaggaaaacagcTGGGGTGTCATGCCCATTATTCTGTACCAAAGGACCAACACAAACTTTCCCGAAACAACGTTGTTGATGCCGAGAGCTCTCTCTGCTTACTGCTCTGACTTGGCAAGGCGCTCGTGAGTATTGTAAGGGAATTTGGCAATCTTTGATTCCATTCTTTCAGGTGAACGCGCACCGAGCAGCACTGGAGCGAGCCAACGTCAAGGACGAATGGATGTACAATTGTTCAGTCCGTCACAAGTTCCCGCAACTGCGTGACCTACATTCCCTGTTATTTCCAGTAACTAGTTGGAAAATAATGATATCTAGAATCCATTTTTTATCGTGTTATCTCAAtcaaaagaattaaaaattggTAGAAATGTGTATGTTTTTAAAATGCTGGTCGATGTGGTTATTTTAACTGAAAACTAAACAGCATTTCAAAGCAAAGAGAAAGTCCATCACCGACAACTTTCACTTAAAATAACTAGAAAGAAATTGATGCGAAGCAAAGGTTGAAACCATCCTACGTAAGCGTATAATCTTTCATTCTCGAAAGTTTTAGATTATCCGATGAAGCATTTTGACCGAATCTTTCGATCCGTGTCATCTTGAATTGCTGTAAGACTATGCCGACAAAATTTTCCTAAAATTGTTGGCTTACAGTCTAGCCTCAAGTATTTGTCTACCGAAAGGGTTTCGAAAAAACTTTCACTTTCTGAGGTCCTAAACCTTTATGCTAAAGCTCGAAAGGAATAATGAAAGTACTATCTTGACTTTACCTCTCTCTTTTCTCCTCCCTTTACCTTCGGTAATGGAACATCTGCCGCACGTTCGGAAATTGGTTTTTGAGAAATCATTTTCAATCTTCAGTCAAGGTAGAATAGATTTACAGGTAATCCAGTCAATTGATAGCTCAAGACTGGTTAAATCAGTTATAAAAGATTACAAGTTTAGATTGCAGCCAAATGAATAGTTTTTCTAAGGATTTTCGATGCCATGCAAAGTGAGCTTGATAAGTTGTTCAAAGTCTTCCGCTTTAATTGCCTGTCGACTAGCTTGAATTACGTCTGTCTGATATTTCCCCACTAGCAAAAAAGTATagtaaatttttgaatttacaAGTAATAAAACGAAATTGTTCTTACCACGACAGTTAGACGAATATTGAATATGAAGATTGATTTGCTTGAGGTGCTTCATGAGCTCGTTGTAATTGGAGTCGCGGATGTTTTGTAGGTCAACAAGGTGTTCATTTCCGCTCAATATGGCGGCATAACAACGTTTCATTTCCACCATGTCGTTCATCAAGCGGGCGTTTTCTGATTCATTATACCAATTTCTGATTTCATTCACCTGATCAGCCATATCCACTGTGAGGCGTTGCCGAATAGCCTGGTATCCACGAACACCTTCCATCAGCTCGAGTAGCTGTTTTCGATGATCATCCCTAATTTCAATCTCGGTTGCCAAGTGTTGGACATTGAAGAATGTAGCCAGGTGTTGAATCAACTCTGACAAGTGGTCAAGATGATCTGACTCGATAAAAAAGGAGCCTTCATTACGGAAAATCATTCTCAAAGGTGTTCGCCATGGGAGAACTTCGAAGGCCAATTCTATTGATGTGTCACTGGTGAGCAATTCCGGTGACACAATGAAATTCTGAGCTATCCAAAATCCGATCTGCAtaccaaaaaatttttttctatatgaTGGTCAAGCAAGTAACTAGAACAAGAACTTTACCCTTTGTATCCGCTCTTGAAGACGAGCCGTGATACGGAATCGAAGGGCTGAGAGATTCTCCACAGATGACCATGAAACGGATTTGAAGCGTGAGAAAGTCGGCAATGGATGAACAATTTCAACTACTTTAAATAGTTCACTGTTTGGGGAGCCAAAAATGACATTCACATGCAAATCGACGGCCAAGTTTCGTTGAACCGGCAGGGGAATTCCGGCTGATGCCCTAGGGGAGTCATAATGGAG includes the following:
- the LOC116924646 gene encoding uncharacterized protein LOC116924646, encoding MNGALRFFAIAFLLALCYHWLGDDDWTDMEEETDETQEDLINKFTQSFHRKSGDQVVKGENGKFKADLEELHSRQILIEEIRHSCLPRLVCELFAMEDKSSLTDSELSLMSLISQTSLGTRGSSTSNYHFAAHMGQLLVGIDGNSCQHFYPTCPISGHQALALARKIKVR
- the LOC116924647 gene encoding N-alpha-acetyltransferase 38, NatC auxiliary subunit, with amino-acid sequence MEECQSKLENIAMVDISKEASKEKELTVKVKSSGRLKLESWLNACMKIEIEDGRTLVGQFLCTDRDCNIILGSCYEYPPPDDNIAEEPRVLGLAMVPGKYIVSISIDDLMVHNSPYIT
- the LOC116924642 gene encoding RNA polymerase-associated protein Rtf1 — encoded protein: MSKRRADSTSGSGSGDGSSSSSSSSSSSSESDAESGLVTSPNKRQRTGVAASSPPPKLIANDSDSETSDSDDDWDASGKKKKPKKKKAKVSAGKMSRKPSGGNESHSDPEEGEVSDNSDSDGGARKSGSSSSYSSSESEEEFNDGYDENLMGDDNDQARLASMTEKEREEELFNRNERREVMRTRFEIEKKLKAAKRKEQHKKKSSHKGKKENKDKGMSKEWGDKDLDKDVKERSKERKKTVEENKGKTDKKAQAMTALKARREEKKEREEKEKQRMEDRKNDDKDGDLDGVSADANKKKLKASDVYSDDSGSDSDTGSDFSTEKHGAANKSSFPPSTKRQQSSSSSSSSDSDEDEKSNKAKKPVFVETKEQLGRIRLSRHRLEKWVHAPFLKRAVVGCFVRIGIGMNNGRSVYRIAEIIDVCETGKVYQLGPTRTNKGLRLRHGAQERVFRLEFVSNQDFSDSEFKKWMDDCNTQGTSPPTLEDIQKKLNDIKEAANFEFNEDDINQMLEEKGRFRKTPYNYAMRKNQLMKERQIALIKGEEEETERITKELAELEERADELSKRSLSSTLSSISFINERNRKRNVERAEEAILEEIRASGGQKTEDPFTRRSTRPGKSGSYRPNGDILPSTTEVLSAPTSKALEGQAAASNHENRTESKDKVKTLIAKPKTSDLFSAHDFDIKIDLEVPLPSQPVVVTPKPVANLKEAPRRSLNLEDYKKKRGLI